Genomic window (Sulfurovum sp. NBC37-1):
ACAATTCTTATGTGAAAAACTTACGATCTGATAATACATTAGAAATCCCTCTCTATCATTTCCAAAGCGATATCGGAGAGCGCTTCTTCTCCATTGGAATTCATCAGTTCCACCGCTTCTTCTATCAGCTCTTTGGCCTGCGCATAGCATTTGAGAAGGATCTGGTGCTCCTCCATTTTCATTTTGATCCAGGACTGATCCGTATCGCTAAGCTCCTTGGCATGCAAAGAAGCAAGCTTTTGCTGTTCTTCCTGTTCGAGTGCTTCATAAAGGTAGATATACGGCAGTGTCGTTTTCCCCTCAACGAAATCGTGCAGTGCAGGTTTGCCGAGTGTCACCGCATCCGAAGTGATATCAAGCAGATCATCGATCATCTGGAATGCCATCCCCAGGTTCCTGCCATAAGTCATGTATGCCTCTTTGGGTTTGCCGGCAAGCACGGCAGCCGCACCGGCACTGGCTTCTATGAGCGATGCCGTCTTCTGGTAGATCATATCAAGATAGATCTCTTTGTCTGTATTGAAGATTTTGGAAAGGGATACATCTTTGAGTTCCCCAAGGCTGAGTTGTGTAACAGCATTGGAGACGATCTTTGCTACTTCTGATGAGATATTGTTCAGTTCAAAAAAACCTTTTGAATAAAGGATATCCCCCAGCATAATGGCCGTTTTATTACCGTACAGGGCATTGAGCGAAGGTTTGGAGCGCCTGGTATAG
Coding sequences:
- a CDS encoding polyprenyl synthetase family protein, producing MLNAVERKIEQFIVELDDKEVMGLYAKFPQGKRLRAKLILKIAGNGLSVVKTAAVVEMIHAASLLHDDVIDDAYTRRSKPSLNALYGNKTAIMLGDILYSKGFFELNNISSEVAKIVSNAVTQLSLGELKDVSLSKIFNTDKEIYLDMIYQKTASLIEASAGAAAVLAGKPKEAYMTYGRNLGMAFQMIDDLLDITSDAVTLGKPALHDFVEGKTTLPYIYLYEALEQEEQQKLASLHAKELSDTDQSWIKMKMEEHQILLKCYAQAKELIEEAVELMNSNGEEALSDIALEMIERDF